A single Seriola aureovittata isolate HTS-2021-v1 ecotype China chromosome 19, ASM2101889v1, whole genome shotgun sequence DNA region contains:
- the LOC130187874 gene encoding E3 ubiquitin-protein ligase pellino homolog 2, whose translation MNSPKKDGDDDVPVKDPVKYGELVILGYNGSLPSGDRGRRKSRFALYRRAKANGVKPSAVHILNTPQDSKAVHSRGQHSISFTLSRNQTVVVEYCHDNNTDMFQIGRSTESPIDFVVTDTSGGGKEGEDPSIAPSTISRFACRVVCERNPPYTARIYAAGFDSSKNIFLGEKATKWKNPDGHMDGLTTNGVLVMHPEGFPEDPKQGLWREISVCGDVYALRETRSGPSRGKLAEGESSALRDGSLVDLCGATLLWRTGEGLMRAPTLRHLEALRQELNASRPQCPVGLSTLAFPSLPRSHSLEERQPWVYLACGHVHGRHDWGQRSEGEEEPGEGESSTARRECPLCRSVGPYVPLWLGCEPAVYVDAGAPTHAFVPCGHVCSEKTARYWAETPLPHGTHAFRPVCPFCSTALSSPGWTRLIFQGPID comes from the exons ATGAATTCACCGAAAAAAGACGGAGATGATGATGTGCCCGTTAAAGACCCGGTAAAATACGGCGAATTGGTCATTTTGGG GTACAATGGCTCTCTTCCAAGCGGAGACCGGGGGCGCAGAAAGAGCCGCTTCGCTCTGTACCGAAGGGCCAAGGCCAATGGTGTCAAGCCCAGCGCTGTGCACATCCTCAACACACCACAGGACAGCAAG GCTGTAcacagcagggggcagcacagCATTTCTTTCACTCTGTCCCGGAACCAGACAGTGGTGGTGGAGTACtgccatgacaacaacacagacatgttCCAG ATCGGACGCTCCACAGAAAGTCCCATTGACTTTGTGGTGACAGACACCTCCGGAGGGGGAAAGGAGGGGGAAGACCCCTCCATTGCGCCGAGCACGATCTCACGTTTTGCCTGCAGAGTGGTGTGTGAACGCAACCCACCTTACACTGCACGCATTTATGCTGCAGGCTTTGACTCCTCCAAAAATATCTTCCTAGGG GAAAAAGCAACCAAATGGAAAAACCCTGATGGGCACATGGATGGCCTGACCACCAACGGGGTGCTAGTGATGCACCCAGAGGGGTTCCCTGAGGACCCCAAGCAGGGGCTGTGGAGGGAGATctctgtctgtggtgatgtcTACGCCCTGCGAGAGACACGCTCTGGACCCAGCCGGGGCAAACTG gcagagggagagagcagtgCTCTACGAGACGGTTCCCTGGTTGACCTGTGTGGTGCCACCCTGCTGTGGCGTACAGGGGAGGGGCTCATGCGGGCTCCCACCCTGCGTCACCTGGAGGCGCTTCGCCAGGAGCTTAATGCATCCAGGCCCCAGTGTCCTGTAGGCCTCAGCACACTGGCCTTCCCCAGCCTGCCACGCAGCCACAG CCTTGAAGAACGTCAGCCCTGGGTCTACCTCGCTTGCGGCCATGTCCACGGACGCCACGACTGGGGCCAGAGatctgagggagaggaggaaccAGGAGAGGGCGAGAGCTCCACGGCCCGCCGCGAATGTCCCCTGTGCAGGAGTGTGGGGCCCTACGTGCCCCTGTGGCTGGGCTGTGAACCTGCTGTGTATGTGGACGCCGGCGCTCCTACGCACGCTTTTGTGCCGTGTGGTCACGTCTGCTCAGAGAAAACAGCCAGGTACTGGGCTGAGACCCCGCTGCCCCACGGGACCCATGCCTTCAGACCCGTCTGCCCCTTCTGCTCCACTGCCCTCAGCTCCCCCGGCTGGACACGGCTCATCTTCCAGGGCCCCATCGACTAG